The sequence ACCGGGCCGCTGGGACTGCACCAGCCGGGCACGTCGGTGCTGCACCGCGCGCCCACGGCGGCCAAGCTCGTCAGCCTCGCGCTGGCCGGCCTGGCGGTCGTCGTCCTGCGCGGGCCGGCGAGCTCGCTCCTGGTGCTCGCGCTCGCGGTGGTCGCGCACGCCGTCGCCCGGCTCGCCTGGCACCGCACGCGCCGCGGTCTCGCCGGCACCGCGGTCGTCGCGCTCGTCGTCGGCGGGTACCAGACCTGGGCGCGCGGCTGGGAGGTCGGCGTCGAGACCGCCGCCGGGCTGCTCGCGCTCGTGCTGCTCGCCACCGTCGTCACCGCGACCACCCGCGCCGACGAGCTCCTCGCGACGCTCGAGCGTGCCGCCCGGCCGCTGCGCCACGTCGGCATCGCGCCCGAGACCGTGGCCCTCGCGGTGAGCCTCCTGCTGCGCTCCGTCCCGGTCCTGGTGCACGCCACCCTCGCGTCGCGCGACGCCGCTCGGGCCCGCGGCCTCGAGCGGTCGCCGCGCGCGGTCGTCGTGCCCGCCGCCGTGCGGATGGTCGGGCACGCCCGGGCCACGGGAGAGGCGCTGGCGGCGCGGGGACTGGGCGAGGGCGGCACCGGTCGCCGCGCCGAGACGGCCGCGCTGGACTAGCGTCCCTCGCGTGACGTTCCAGGAGGGTGGCAGCTACGGCGGCGGACGTGTGCGCACGCGGCGCGGCGGCGGTCGCGGTGTCGCCATCGGTGGCGGCGTCGGTGGCCTGGGGCTGCTGATCGTCCTGGCGGTCGCGCTGCTGGGCGGCGGCGACGTCTCCTCGTTCCTCGGTGACGGCGGCGGCGGTGCCGGCCAGCAGGAGGGCACGGTCGGCGAGTGCACCGCCGATCAGGCCAACAGCGACCGCGAGTGCCGGCTCTCGGCGACGATCGACTCGCTCGACACCTACTGGTCGACCACGCTGAGCGACGCGCGCAGCGACATCCCCGAGGTCGTGAGCTTCGAGTCCGCCACCAGCACGCAGTGCGGCCAGGCCAGCGCCGCGACCGGCCCCTTCTACTGCCCGCCGGACCAGACGATCTACCTCGACCTGGGCTTCTTCGACCAGCTGAGCAGCCAGTTCGGCGCGGAGGGCGGACCGCTCGCGGAGATGTACGTGGTGGCCCACGAGTACGGGCACCACGTCCAGCACGCCACCGGGGTGTTCGACGAGGCCGACCGGTCCGGCACCGGCGCCGACTCCGACTCGGTCCGCGTCGAGCTGCAGGCCGACTGCTACGCCGGGCTGTGGGTGGGCCACGCCGCGACGACGAAGGACCCCGACACGGGCGTCGCCTACCTCGAGCCGCCGTCGAAGGCCGAGCTGGCCCAGGCGCTCGACGCGGCCGCGGCCGTCGGCGACGACCACATCCAGGCGCAGTCCGGCGGCGTCGACTCCGACTCGTGGACGCACGGCTCGAGCGCGCAGCGCCAGAAGTGGTTCACCGTCGGCTACGAGCAGGGCAACCTCGCGGCGTGCGACACGTTCGCCGCGGACGACCTCTGAGGCAGACTGACCGGATGCCGACCTCCGAGGACGACGCCCGCGTGGGCGTGTACATCGACTTCGACAACATCGTCATCTCGCGCTACGACCAGGTGCACGGCGACGGCGCGTGGCGGCGGGACAACGCCCGCGACGCCCGACCGGACGTGACCGCCCGCCTCGAGGCGGCCCGCGTCGACGTGAGCGCGCTCCTCGACTTCGCCTCGTCGTTCGGCACCCTGGCCGTCACGCGCGCGTACGCCGACTGGTCCGTGCCCGCGAACGCGGCCTACCGCCGCCAGCTCGTCGAGCGCGCGATCGACCTCACCCAGCTCTTCCCCGCCTCGGGGACCAAGAACGGTGCGGACATCCGCCTCGCGGTCGACGTGCTCGAAGACCTCTTCCGGCTCGCCGACGTGAGCCACGTCGTCATCGTGGCGGGCGACTCCGACTACATCGCGCTCGCGCAGCGCTGCAAGCGGCTCGGCCGCGTCGTGGTCGGCATCGGCGTGCCGGGCGGCACCAGCCGGGCGCTCATCTCCGCGTGCGACGAGTTCGAATACTACGACGAGGTCGCCCAGCCCGACGACGACGACCTCGACGACGCCGAGGCGCCGGCGGACGCGCAGCGCCCGGAGAAGTCGGCAGCGGGTCAGCCCAGCGAGCAGCCCGCCGCCGCGCCGAGGCGGGACGAGCCGGTCACCGCTCCCGACGCCCCGGCCGCCGCGACCGGACAGCCGATCGGCGGACCGGGCGCGACCCGGCTGCTGGTCAAGGCGCTCGGCCTCGTCGGGAAGGACGCCGACGGCTGGAGCCAGGCGTCCGCGGTCAAGCAGCAGATGAAGCGGCTCAACCCGCAGTACAACGAGGCGGCGCTCGGGTTCGCGACGTTCACCGACTTCGTGAGGTCCCGCAACAGCCAGGTCGAGCTCCGCGAGGACGGTCAGAGCCGGTCGCTGCGCCTCCGCACGGCCAAGCCCAAGCGAGGCTGACGGTCACCCCCGACGTACCAGCGAACTCCCAGGCACTAGCATCTGCCCGTGGACGACGACCGCCGCGAGGCGCTAGCCCAGCTCGCGATCACCGTGCTGGTCCCGGCTGTGCTGATCTGGGCCGCCTGGCGGCTGCCAGACGACGGGCTCCTCGGCGTTCTTGGATATGTCCTCGCATGCATCGGCATCCTGACCGTGTTCGCCGTGCCGTTCACGGTCTGGAAGGTCCTCTCGCCAGCTTCCGCCGCCCGATGGGAGGCGAACCCGAAGAGTCAGCCCGTGCCGCTCGCCGTGCCTGTCACCTTCTGGGCCATGACAGGGGCCTGCGTGTGGGGGCTCACGCTCGTCGCACCCGACGGTGACACCGTCGTCATTGCCGTGCTGTGGTGCATTGCCGCCGCCACGGCGGCCTTCGCGGCGGCGTTCTCGCATCTGCACCTGCGGGACAGGCGCCACCGGACGAGTTGAGGCGGGTCGCCGAGTTCGGGGACTGCCACGCGCGCCTTGGCGGCGCCCGGCCTCGGGCCGAGCGCCGCGGCCTCCTGTCAGATGTTGAAGCCGAGGGCGCGCATCTGCTCGCGGCCGTCCGACGTGATCTTCTCGGGGCCCCACGGCGGCATCCAGACCCAGTTGATCCGGAAGCCGTCGACGATCCCGTCGAGCGCCTGCGCGGACTGGTCCTCGATGACGTCCGTCAGCGGGCAGGCCGCGGACGTGAGCGTCATGTCGATCACGGCCGTGTTCTGCTCGAGCGCGATCCCGTAGACGAGGCCGAGGTCGACGACGTTGATCCCGAGCTCGGGGTCGATGACGTCGCGCATGGCCTCCTCGACGTCGGCGACGGTCGACGGGGACATCGACGGCGTCCCGGCCGAGGGTGGTGTGGTGGGCGTGGTCATGCGTCCTCCCGGGATCCGGTCTTGATCAGGGCGTCGTTCAGGGCGACCCAGCCGAGCAGGGCGCACTTGACGCGTGCGGAGTACTTGCCGACGCCGGTGAAGGCCGCGGCGTCGCCCAGCGCCTCCTCGGCGTCCTCGTCGGACAGCCCCTGGCCCTTGGACTGCATGAGCTCGCGGAACGAGGCACCGAGCCCGTCCACGGTCGGCAGCGGCTGGTCGATCACGAGGTCGTGCAGCACCGAGACGGAGGCCTGCGAGATCGAGCAGCCCTGACCCTCCCACCGCAGCCCACGCACCACGCCCGCGTCGTCGACGTCGACCTGGAGCGTCACCTCGTCGCCGCACGTCGGGTTGACCTGGTGCGACTCGCCGGTGCGCCCGGGCACCTCCGCGGCGCCCAGCCCGCGGCCGTGCGGGTGCTTGGCGTGGTCCAGGATGACCTGCTGGTACAGCTGCTCCATCGAGCTGCTCATGCGACTCCCTCGCGCTCGTTCCCCAGTCCGAAGAACGCGCGGACCCCCGTCAGTGCTTCCCGGAAGACCTCGATCTCCTCGTCCGTGGTGTACACCGCGGCGCTGGCGCGCGCGGTCGCGGCGACGCCGAACCGGCGGTGCAGCGGCTGCGCGCAGTGGTGGCCCACCCGCACCGCGACGCCCGCGTCGTCCAGCACCTGCCCGACGTCGTGCGCGTGCACGCCGTCGACGACGAAGGACACGGCGGCGAGCCGGTCGCGCGTGTCGGTGGGGCCGATCACGCGCACGCCGGGCACCGAGGCGACCGCGTCGAGCAGCAGACCGGCCAGGTGGTGCTCGTGCGCCGCGACCGCGTCCATGCCGAGGTCGGCGAGGTAGGTCGCGGCCGCGCCCATCGCCACGGCCTGCGACACCATCTGCGTGCCGGCCTCGAACCGCTGGGGCGGCGGCGCGTACGTGGTCTCGGCCATCGTGACGACCTCGACCATCGAGCCCCCCGTGGTGACGGGCGGCATCGCCTCGAGCAGCTCGCGCCGCCCGTACAGCGCACCGACACCCGTCGGCGCGAGCATCTTGTGCCCGGAGAACGCCGCGAAGTCGACGCCGAGCGCCGACAGGTCCACCGGGAGGTGCGGCACGGACTGGCACGCGTCGAGCACCGTGAGCGCGCCGACCTCGCGCGCCCGGGCGACGAACGCCGCGACGTCGGTCACCGCGCCCGTCACGTTCGACGCGTGGGTGAAGGCCAGCACCCGCGTGCGGTCGGTCACGACGCTCGTGAGCTCGTCGGTGCGCAGCCGGCCGTCGTCGTCCACGCCGATCCACCGCAGCGTCGCCCCGGTGCGCGCAGCCAGCTCCTGCCACGGGACCAGGTTCGCGTGGTGCTCGGCCTCGGTCACGACGATCTCGTCGCCCGGCGCCAGCGCGAACCGGCGGGCCGCCGCTCCCCCGCGCCCGGCCGTCGCGTTGGACAGCGCGTACGCGACGAGGTTGATCCCCGCGGTCGCGTTCGTCGTCCAGACGAGCTCGCCCGGCGAGACGCCCACGAACGACGCGACGCGCGCCCGGGCGTCCTCAAACGCCTCGGTCGCCTCCTCCGCGAGCTGGTGCGCACCACGGTGCACCGCGGCGTTGCGCTGCAGGTAGAAGTCCTGCTCGGCGTCGAGCACGACGTCCGGCTTCTGGGACGTCGCGCCCGAGTCGAGGTAGACCAGCGGGCGGCCGTCGCGCAGCGTGCGCTCGAGCAGCGGGAAGTCCGCCCGCACGGCCGCGAGCTCCGCGGCCTCGAGTGTGGTGCTCACCTTCGACCCCCGATCAGGGACCGCCCGGGCGGGACGGCGACGACGAGGTGTCGGCCGCCGGTCCCGCCGGGCGTCGGTTGCGTGTGGATCAGGCCCCGACCAGGAAGCGGTCGTAGCCCTCGTTCTCGAGGCGCTCGGCCAGCTCGGGGCCGCCCTCCTCGGCGATCCGGCCGTCGACGAAGACGTGCACGAAGTCCGGCTGGATGTAGCGCAGGATGCGCGTGTAGTGCGTGATGAGTAGCACGCCGACGTCCGTGTTCGAGCGGACGCGGTTGACGCCTTCGGACACGATGCGCAGCGCGTCGACGTCGAGGCCCGAGTCGGTCTCGTCGAGGATCGCGATGCGCGGCTTGAGCAGCTCCATCTGCAGGATCTCGTGGCGCTTCTTCTCGCCGCCCGAGAAGCCCTCGTTCACCGAGCGCTCGGCGAACGCGGAGTCCATGCGCAGGTCCTCCATGGCCGTCTTGACGTCCTTGACCCACGTGCGCAGCGCGGGGGCCTCGCCGTCGATCGCGGTCTTGGCCGTGCGCAGGAAGTTCGACACCGAGACGCCCGGCACCTCGACGGGGTACTGCATCGCCAGGAACATGCCGGCGCGGGCGCGCTCGTCGACGGACATCTCCAGGACGTCCTCGCCGTCGAGCAGCACGGTGCCGCTCGTGATCTGGTACTTCGGGTGGCCGGCGAGCGAGTACGCGAGCGTCGACTTGCCCGAGCCGTTGGGGCCCATGATGGCGTGCGTCTCGCCGCTGTTCACGGTCAGGTCGACACCGCGCAGGATGGGCTTGGGGCCCTCCTTGGTCTCGACGCTGACGTGCAGGTCGCGGATCTCCAGGGTGGTCATGCGGTTCTCCTCGAGGTGCTTCAGAGCGGGGCGTCGACGTCGACGAGCACACGCTCGCCGTCGACGGTCACGGGGTAGACGGGGACGGGGGTGACGGCGGGCGGGCCGAGCGGCTTGCCGGAGCGCAGGTCGAACCGCGAGCCGTGCAGCCAGCACTCGATCGTGCAGTCCTCCACCTCGCCGTCGGACAGCGAGACGGCG is a genomic window of Cellulomonas fulva containing:
- a CDS encoding energy-coupling factor transporter transmembrane component T; amino-acid sequence: MTGGERAEPHPAPVGRPLRAAWTGPLGLHQPGTSVLHRAPTAAKLVSLALAGLAVVVLRGPASSLLVLALAVVAHAVARLAWHRTRRGLAGTAVVALVVGGYQTWARGWEVGVETAAGLLALVLLATVVTATTRADELLATLERAARPLRHVGIAPETVALAVSLLLRSVPVLVHATLASRDAARARGLERSPRAVVVPAAVRMVGHARATGEALAARGLGEGGTGRRAETAALD
- the ypfJ gene encoding KPN_02809 family neutral zinc metallopeptidase yields the protein MTFQEGGSYGGGRVRTRRGGGRGVAIGGGVGGLGLLIVLAVALLGGGDVSSFLGDGGGGAGQQEGTVGECTADQANSDRECRLSATIDSLDTYWSTTLSDARSDIPEVVSFESATSTQCGQASAATGPFYCPPDQTIYLDLGFFDQLSSQFGAEGGPLAEMYVVAHEYGHHVQHATGVFDEADRSGTGADSDSVRVELQADCYAGLWVGHAATTKDPDTGVAYLEPPSKAELAQALDAAAAVGDDHIQAQSGGVDSDSWTHGSSAQRQKWFTVGYEQGNLAACDTFAADDL
- a CDS encoding NYN domain-containing protein, coding for MPTSEDDARVGVYIDFDNIVISRYDQVHGDGAWRRDNARDARPDVTARLEAARVDVSALLDFASSFGTLAVTRAYADWSVPANAAYRRQLVERAIDLTQLFPASGTKNGADIRLAVDVLEDLFRLADVSHVVIVAGDSDYIALAQRCKRLGRVVVGIGVPGGTSRALISACDEFEYYDEVAQPDDDDLDDAEAPADAQRPEKSAAGQPSEQPAAAPRRDEPVTAPDAPAAATGQPIGGPGATRLLVKALGLVGKDADGWSQASAVKQQMKRLNPQYNEAALGFATFTDFVRSRNSQVELREDGQSRSLRLRTAKPKRG
- a CDS encoding metal-sulfur cluster assembly factor; this translates as MTTPTTPPSAGTPSMSPSTVADVEEAMRDVIDPELGINVVDLGLVYGIALEQNTAVIDMTLTSAACPLTDVIEDQSAQALDGIVDGFRINWVWMPPWGPEKITSDGREQMRALGFNI
- the sufU gene encoding Fe-S cluster assembly sulfur transfer protein SufU — its product is MSSSMEQLYQQVILDHAKHPHGRGLGAAEVPGRTGESHQVNPTCGDEVTLQVDVDDAGVVRGLRWEGQGCSISQASVSVLHDLVIDQPLPTVDGLGASFRELMQSKGQGLSDEDAEEALGDAAAFTGVGKYSARVKCALLGWVALNDALIKTGSREDA
- a CDS encoding SufS family cysteine desulfurase, which produces MSTTLEAAELAAVRADFPLLERTLRDGRPLVYLDSGATSQKPDVVLDAEQDFYLQRNAAVHRGAHQLAEEATEAFEDARARVASFVGVSPGELVWTTNATAGINLVAYALSNATAGRGGAAARRFALAPGDEIVVTEAEHHANLVPWQELAARTGATLRWIGVDDDGRLRTDELTSVVTDRTRVLAFTHASNVTGAVTDVAAFVARAREVGALTVLDACQSVPHLPVDLSALGVDFAAFSGHKMLAPTGVGALYGRRELLEAMPPVTTGGSMVEVVTMAETTYAPPPQRFEAGTQMVSQAVAMGAAATYLADLGMDAVAAHEHHLAGLLLDAVASVPGVRVIGPTDTRDRLAAVSFVVDGVHAHDVGQVLDDAGVAVRVGHHCAQPLHRRFGVAATARASAAVYTTDEEIEVFREALTGVRAFFGLGNEREGVA
- the sufC gene encoding Fe-S cluster assembly ATPase SufC, with translation MTTLEIRDLHVSVETKEGPKPILRGVDLTVNSGETHAIMGPNGSGKSTLAYSLAGHPKYQITSGTVLLDGEDVLEMSVDERARAGMFLAMQYPVEVPGVSVSNFLRTAKTAIDGEAPALRTWVKDVKTAMEDLRMDSAFAERSVNEGFSGGEKKRHEILQMELLKPRIAILDETDSGLDVDALRIVSEGVNRVRSNTDVGVLLITHYTRILRYIQPDFVHVFVDGRIAEEGGPELAERLENEGYDRFLVGA
- a CDS encoding non-heme iron oxygenase ferredoxin subunit, whose product is MSAQLACYASDVPTGGTLRVELEGEAGPVEVAMVRDEAGELHAISDVCSHGAVSLSDGEVEDCTIECWLHGSRFDLRSGKPLGPPAVTPVPVYPVTVDGERVLVDVDAPL